One genomic region from Leishmania braziliensis MHOM/BR/75/M2904 complete genome, chromosome 35 encodes:
- a CDS encoding putative ankyrin repeat protein — protein MQAPSNLTPARAPILCLVCTATACGSQLIATINVTLDTTLAEVRAVLVSLATGGDGGPAAVKQAPINVSAQQAHTIVSSPLHPFNFTETFSFVHCGGCRAYARRKEASLHVEDVLPRYPRFGVPPASLPSSEGLSSSTAVLGTVTPGSRGRVCSSSCTQWLPNAAPPLAVVAYPRQQKRHRHHHHHSHNQTEEEVMSKLDGAHMPQQKRYALAALFVTPGDSAEGGLCAERVVAERLQLQLPDPLRPLGAVASGAGLFSPATLAANYGRPFHVETWCSGVTRWNGNTEDFLGRTLLQEAAQVGNEAAVHYLVSQPYIVVDAVERQSGCTALQLAVLGNHVGVVKVLLEEGGANPLIPNHAGDTPLHVALENRRAVLVGLLCARLRALQVPPAALKEELMRNKIGYTPVELFHLYSPSLGDLCRDGASLLAVKSLVHHYFFFPDEVTARDAFSGQSVLHAAAAGSGVDVVRYIAEDLGLAASLSVPGGPYAELLCDYRRQTPLHVAAARGEPACMQYLLHNLPASCLMQPDVNGSTPLLLAMKARRWRVVELLLAQCPPGTLAAALQDRNGLSALHLACGLGMTRVAATLLQHHGAVATQSTIVGRPSSFTPSMGADVQWGPHWENIALVRHSALHGRLRKLEAREIKRQVQRQQRGTSAIGSLTESNGRRYCPLAEDADPVSAVKAAQQYPYGGARRGYTPLRCAILYAVQRGSGATTVPVDLLRLLCEYGALTAETAEDTRDLLFYLLTHRSDAAAATLLAWVTECCASAVAVLQRDNALLCRFCALGEAVGVRWCVEKQLCDVQSKSVNPLVACAAAGDAAAAAFLIQCAGADVNAIVGHESALAVALREGHDEVAQVLILNQAVLSSRDGSWTALQQATSSNLESVVRGLLGSRATDPLDVSRVLLRTLQGLLYAKPSRRREGSRVASYLARAYDPLISEVHPTELLHLSAAMGCFDVTLTLAERLQALPKTVWAELLATAPPPPSRPTTLIEPTLVPLTIKFPRLLPNRLTDRGGLYRPPNPFHRLVVPTVRRAVLVTLLHRVKVRDVYSYAVEAGQIDLVYLLRCGLHLPPWPLRDVRGWTVTDYAMTRHSRSRASLVALFVAAGIAPATRHGRRMLHSSGDGSLVAAVHYAQQQRWKAEAALPHLAKAVSVAEEEEGHTGAHAAALALELVADTLSCLVEAPAERGVSDGGVAMVRYILDAFVEARHLSDFRHVQCAWLGRVVVACAAAGRLDVLRLLREHYSIDLAQNWSHSTSGSPPSVSGTHPTPLLMAVHQRHSDVVVYLLKAGCAVHERSCPSAAMATHISLKGIRTLLISPLCLAAWKRDYVLLRLLLAASPPLRPKDTEEEAGRSVGDVLRGLVLSARPGMQHEAEVALADCVRALATAGHPLRFAGTVRVAAAKGLVQVAQALVECYGSAALLADLAVSLDGGDAEADEDAEDTTTPRARGQLTALAYFAADTRLVPVLRSLLVERMVDEYRLESWRLTMLAATLQALCHKGGRRGARVTAAAVDYALWRGCAEGAVVLLALGLVGRGVAPAPRSSCAAGSTAAAISAKAFSLCLRFARVLRLWHKRCRQYKSYTVLHSAAELGYGDVVGALTAEMMGLHLPVVDSDGSESAFSSSNIRATVSAPSLYALAATHVDGWRWFPYFERVELVLDPRSLYIAARDMFALILSGFGVSQAVDRVCRRAAQHKLLGDVFSVFDSTGISPAANTSLGHVNSSDALDAVTDIGDAPAATRGCAVSALFISRQLQLRPAVFFLAGGTYVLTSMTSLTCAIAAGSLEWVQYIVVHGPSLVYHRATATRLSTAADRRAAAKERHAQLQATGVVGRRRRPWHPCQGSTRRPRHRRHHCETGLAHGSNASAAPVLRTDAVCRMDALTLCMAMLAEVHLRRRGCVMAEVYEDILTHLLSWPAATPRKETINLLAIAAASLRRWSLLISIMQQADRLYEAGLMAGIDGPQQEAKCRSTPPRYLFPLLPEEIPAVLARVIGSARHIMHVVARWAPKDVLIEVARHCQRSDVEAAADARGCTSVYHALQHRQSLALETFAALRVPMSQPCRMRQCQTPLMVAAACGRASLVTALLRPERVNQRDREGRTALMLAAAHGHKATVEILLAANADVSLGDSCGRTAVMLAALGGYDDLAVQLVQNFCHAGDLMSAQTSVLHCAAVGGCWRTTAAALKLSVPPDAQLMGGHAEASARLALREDVDGHTPLHLAHAFGSARVLHELLQALFSFCSEGESAQGLLARLSTHGGGAIEKRILLCDSTLQRYGWLSGVLEINAALGEKVRQGYEQSPAALGLRAGQVTYQPVVPSLRSAASLLLWCVQAGNTVGLRVLADYNISDDCGVLHVAAANGCFNVVKLLVQLEMSDPSVQDVRTGRYAFEWAALYHHTECASFLLTHTVLDCAALLDRYISSNDNGAMEGEGAPPARNSGRRREGPSDNALGAGGSSSAVSSVVPPLHVMAGHCGGQLLVQFVEETLDTAARTYVAPSTRHGGASSEQNGAEVMSLVLYRALQRPAGPSRLTPLEYAMAIGDPAAVLHTLQVLRRLQEIADALRPSSAHFASIGSTRFSTTGALQWSGGEGIVSRQSGDQVAATRTGAVFVSKSFLSWVPALSPAVRTVLFDVLGIWEVATVAGFAPQRLAAQASLTPPPSEGSAKADGEHGQQQRGKDEAAARKATTSSLASTPRVRFGDVRLLGIHALQQDDYCAEVLHDFFTPDHEREVLRLLLQDFPYKIRYEPDSYQQCSLSTQTHLLRWLGTSLVLGTYDVPPPSGVLTTSWATSVGVERGKVADFDSIEIQVVLYRGEQFVELTGTALSHSLYLSTSQHTLVVPDVMAALPRTLCTQREVWLAELTTLSARATRLLQRQAHPVMQRSTVTVDWNLSTMSDDAGANVSADLDRYGAIFVRVCDALRALMGWVRGPLRSLLAEVDATDLAAVVIGVRQGGMAGLQVRFRYVTEERVVTRFPAASTAEASSMLMFSGDAYPSCCIEFNETTHTDVVHACQATIGRAIAADVALVRVHHTRDRFLHLVRRLLSAPKGVAVVSTTLSRQLEVAKECIQSAAADSLTLPLGSAEALNKSNHKSSASRVATSSPSSELLRFKLELEGTTLDAMPIQELERLLLAETTAAVDAVVSPWPHAASPSRKSTAGAETKVYDAFHSAAILSAALVRRLRSVLVLFTARREAMVRLSSDKLMLCFTADEAPSRSDIAAEITRTLAQEECDVYRRRLTEVHEMMTQRLTAYLPHAKLVVDVEAMQRLAGDEAHLLSAMRLLVYQQSEWVLQRLVEGVSIGWDTELGAVVRRHVRQVTLTLDPGLYGTCYLSPEGVFAYYCPLLCLERQPPGALTPSSLPSWQLLSPQHIASLLLMQLAVREPQVLQFVDLKRSVACWTTARRIPRRILPGSPVHIEVQARNLFNRPLRRGGERLLLMGEVGEPRVEDTGRGRYVIHFEAPQRAGDHRLFILLHGQPIAQSPLRYTVRPGVVDLGRTRVRDKFNAVVIGVPFTVLLQLHDAAGNRLLAAPSDLRVARASPASMVQLQVWGWQGPGTIGVTLRVLPTVPTKTTLIISLALTCQPTAAGAAANGALCTATVSLPAYLCVDSKTYQRICRVRRGLIVNNDLPTSCPNLYTYPGMASTPRRAPSQPSSLYFRQAVRGAARKELAREAATLGDALNYRYPRNAAMKELEMSTKSAAAKKPGGARTCKAPVSDTGSATVSPTYT, from the coding sequence ATGCAGGCACCGTCTAACTTAACACCGGCCCGCGCACCTATTCTGTGCCTGGTGTGTACTGCCACTGCGTGTGGTAGCCAGCTCATTGCCACCATCAATGTTACGCTAGACACTACACTGGCCGAGGTGCGGGCAGTGTTGGTCTCGCTGGCAACGGGCGGCGACGGGGGGCCGGCAGCGGTGAAACAGGCGCCGATAAATGTCTCTGCCCAGCAGGCGCACACTATCGTCTCCTCTCCACTGCACCCCTTCAACTTCACGGAGACGTTTAGCTTTGTGCATTGTGGTGGCTGCCGCGCCTACGCGCGTCGAAAGGAGGCCTCACTTCATGTAGAGGATGTTCTGCCGCGCTATCCGCGTTTTGGTGTGCCGCCAGCGAGCCTACCGTCAAGCGAAGGACTTTCTTCAAGCACTGCGGTGCTCGGCACTGTGACACCAGGGAGCAGGGGACGTGTgtgctcgagcagctgcacgcagTGGCTCCCCAACGCGGCCCCGCCGCTTGCGGTGGTAGCATACCCGCGTCAACAAAAGCGACACCGGCATCACCACCATCACTCTCACAACcagacggaggaggaagtcATGTCCAAGTTGGACGGAGCTCACATGCCACAGCAGAAGCGTTATGCTCTGGCAGCCCTCTTCGTCACCCCAGGCGACAGTGCTGAGGGCGGGCTCTGTGCAGAGCGCGTTGTGGCCGAGCGTCTTCAGCTGCAGCTTCCCGACCCACTACGCCCCTTGGGGGCTGTCGCCAGCGGTGCAGGACTCTTCTCTCCCGCCACACTCGCCGCCAACTATGGACGACCGTTTCACGTGGAGACGTGGTGTTCTGGCGTCACTCGGTGGAACGGCAACACAGAGGATTTCCTCGGtcgcacgctgctgcaggaggcggcacAGGTGGGGAACGAGGCTGCCGTCCACTACCTGGTGTCGCAGCCGTACATCGTCGTGGACGCGGTCGAGCGACAGTCGGGGTGCACCGCGCTGCAACTCGCTGTGCTGGGCAATCACGTGGGTGTTGTGAAGGTGCTGCTCGAGGAAGGTGGCGCTAACCCACTTATTCCCAACCACGCTGGTGACACCCCACTCCATGTCGCCTTGGAGAACCGCCGCGCGGTGTTGGTGGGACTTCTGTGCGCTCGTCTGCGCGCGCTTCAGGTGCCGCCCGCGGCGCTAAAGGAGGAGCTTATGCGCAACAAAATTGGCTACACCCCAGTGGAGCTGTTTCACTTgtactccccctcccttggCGACCTTTGCCGAGATGGGGCGAGCCTGCTGGCGGTGAAGTCGCTGGTGCACCACTACTTCTTCTTCCCCGACGAGGTGACGGCGCGTGATGCGTTTTCTGGCCAAAGCGTCCtgcacgctgccgctgctggttcCGGCGTGGATGTCGTGCGGTACATCGCAGAGGACCTAGGCCTTGCCGCATCTCTTTCGGTACCTGGCGGCCCATACGCAGAGCTCTTGTGCGACTACCGTCGGCAGACGCCGCTTCATGTAGCCGCCGCCAGAGGCGAGCCGGCGTGCATGCAGTACCTCCTTCACAACCTGCCAGCTTCATGCCTGATGCAGCCCGACGTGAACGGCAGCACGCCTCTCCTGTTGGCGATGAAGGCGCGGCGATGGCGTGTGGTGGAGCTGTTGCTGGCGCAATGTCCGCCTGGAACCCTTGCCGCCGCTCTGCAGGACCGCAACGGGCTTTCCGCGTTGCACCTTGCGTGTGGCCTTGGCATGACCCGCGTGGCAGCCACCCTTTTGCAGCATCACGGCGCCGTCGCAACGCAGAGCACCATCGTGGGAAgaccctcctccttcacgcCTTCTATGGGTGCTGATGTGCAATGGGGGCCTCACTGGGAAAACATTGCCCTCGTGCGGCACAGTGCCCTGCACGGCCGGCTGCGCAAGCTCGAGGCGCGTGAGATCAAGCgccaggtgcagcggcagcagcggggcaCCAGTGCAATTGGCTCCCTGACTGAGAGCAACGGACGCAGATATTGCCCACTCGCCGAGGACGCCGATCCAGTTTCAGCTGTCAAGGCTGCTCAACAGTACCCATACGGTGGCGCGCGGCGCGGCTACACTCCACTGCGGTGCGCCATTCTCTATGCCGTACAGAGAGGCAGTGGTGCAACCACTGTGCCGGTGGACCTTCTCCGACTTCTCTGCGAGTACGGCGCGCTAACAGCCGAGACAGCCGAAGACACTCGTGACCTTCTCTTCTACCTTCTCACCCACAGGTctgatgccgctgcagcgacactgTTGGCCTGGGTGACGGAGTGCTGTGCAAGTGCGgttgcggtgctgcagcgtgaCAACGCTCTCCTGTGCCGTTTCTGCGCCCTAGGCGAGGCCGTCGGCGTGCGCTGGTGCGTCGAGAAGCAGCTGTGCGATGTGCAGTCCAAGTCTGTGAATCCGCTCGtggcctgcgctgctgctggggatgcagccgctgcggcttTTTTAATTCAGTGTGCCGGCGCAGACGTGAACGCCATTGTGGGGCATGAGTCTGCCCtcgcagtggcgctgcgggaggGCCATGACGAGGTGGCACAGGTCCTCATCCTCAACCAGGCAGTTCTCTCTTCTCGGGACGGCTCGTGGACTGCGCTTCAGCAAGCGACGAGCTCTAACTTGGAGAGCGTGGTTCGCGGCCTTCTGGGATCTCGTGCTACCGACCCACTCGACGTGTCGCGCGTTCTTCTTCGCACGCTGCAAGGACTCCTATATGCAAAGCCGTCGCGGAGGCGCGAAGGGTCTCGTGTGGCGTCATACCTTGCTCGTGCCTATGACCCGCTCATCTCTGAGGTGCACCCGaccgagctgctgcacttgTCTGCCGCGATGGGGTGCTTTGACGTTACGCTTACTCTCGCGGAGCGCCTACAGGCACTACCGAAGACGGTGTGGGCAGAGCTGCTGGCAACTGCGCCCCCACCGCCGTCTCGCCCAACGACACTAATTGAGCCCACTTTGGTGCCTCTCACCATCAAATTCCCAAGACTGCTGCCGAACCGTCTAACTGACCGTGGTGGCCTCTATCGCCCACCAAATCCATTCCACCGACTTGTCGTGCCCACTGTTCGGCGAGCCGTCctcgtgacgctgctgcaccgggTGAAAGTGCGCGATGTGTACAGCTACGCTGTGGAGGCAGGCCAGATCGATCTAGTGTACTTGCTGCGGTGTGGCCTTCACCTGCCGCCGTGGccgctgcgcgacgtgcgGGGGTGGACGGTGACAGACTACGCGATGACACGCCACAGTCGTAGCAGGGCGTCTCTTGTGGCGCTCTTCGTTGCCGCCGGCATCGCGCCTGCAACGCGGCACGGGCGGCGCAtgctgcacagcagcggagatggctcgctggtggcggcggtgcactacgcacagcaacagcgctggaaggcagaggcagcTTTGCCGCATCTAGCCAAAGCTGTGAGTGttgctgaggaggaggaggggcatACCGgagcgcacgccgccgcgtTAGCGCTGGAGCTGGTAGCCGACACCCTCTCCTGCCTCGTCGAAGCACCCGCAGAACGGGGAGTTAGTGACGGAGGTGTTGCAATGGTGCGCTACATCCTGGACGCCTTTGTAGAGGCCCGTCATCTGAGTGACTTCCGCCACGTCCAGTGTGCGTGGCTCGGTCGTGTTGTGGTggcctgcgctgcggcggggCGGTTGGATGTGCTGCGGCTTCTCAGGGAGCACTACAGCATAGACCTAGCGCAAAACTGGTCCCACAGCACTTCGGGGTCTCCGCCGAGTGTGTCTGGCACGCACCCGACGCCGCTTCTCATGGCAGTGCACCAGCGTCACAGCGACGTTGTCGTGTACCTTCTCAAGGCCGGATGTGCCGTGCACGAGCGCAGCTGCCCCAGCGCTGCGATGGCCACGCACATCTCGCTGAAGGGCATCCGCACCTTGCTAATCAGTCCACTTTGCTTGGCGGCGTGGAAGCGCGActacgtgctgctgcgcctgttGTTGGCGGCTTCTCCACCGCTCCGGCCGAAGGatacggaggaggaggctggACGCAGCGTCGGCGATGTACTGCGTGGGCTGGTGCTGAGTGCGCGTCCTGGCATGCAACAtgaggcagaggtggcgctggCCGACTGCGTTCGCGCACTCGCGACGGCTGGCCACCCGCTTCGGTTTGCTGGCACGgtgcgtgtcgctgcagcgaaGGGGTTAGTGCAGGTCGCGCAGGCACTCGTTGAGTGCTACGGCAGTGCCGCCCTTCTGGCCGACTTAGCTGTCTCcctcgacggcggcgacgccgaggCAGATGAGGATGCAGAGGACACCACCACGCCACGCGCTCGAGGGCAGCTGACCGCCCTCGCCTACTTtgccgcagacacgcgcctTGTGCCCGTGCTTCGCTCCCTGTTGGTGGAGCGGATGGTGGATGAGTATCGGCTGGAGTCGTGGCGGCTGACCATGCTGGCTGCCACGTTGCAGGCATTGTGCCACAAGGGTGGCCGGCGTGGCGCGcgcgtgacggcggcggcagtggacTACGCACTGtggcgtgggtgtgctgaGGGCGCGGTCGTGTTGCTGGCTCTCGGTCTTGTAGGGCGTGGTGTGGCGCCGGCTCCACGTTCGTCATGTGCTGCaggcagcactgctgcggcaaTCTCTGCGAAGGCATTCTCCTTGTGTCTGCGCTTCGCCCGCGTCCTTCGGCTGTGGCACAAGCGATGCAGGCAGTACAAGTCCTACACAGTGCTGCACAGCGCCGCGGAACTCGGCTATGGGGACGTAGTAGGCGCTCTAACGGCGGAGATGATGGGGCTCCACTTACCCGTAGTGGACTCTGACGGCAGCGAGTCTGCGTTCTCGTCCTCGAACATCCGCGCTACGGTGTCCGCGCCGTCACTCTACGCCCTAGCCGCAACCCACGTGGATGGTTGGAGGTGGTTTCCGTACTTTGAGCGCGTCGAACTTGTGCTCGACCCTCGATCTCTCTATATTGCGGCCCGCGATATGTTTGCGCTGATCTTGAGCGGCTTTGGGGTGTCGCAGGCGGTGGACCGGGTGTGCCGTCGCGCGGCCCAGCACAAGCTCTTGGGCGACGTCTTCAGCGTCTTCGACAGTACTGGGATTTCGCCTGCCGCGAATACTAGTTTGGGTCACGTGAATAGCTCTGATGCCCTGGATGCGGTGACGGACATCGGTGACGCGCCTGCAGCAACGCGCGGGTGTGCGGTCTCGGCGTTGTTTATTTCTCGTCAGTTACAGCTGAGACCGGCAGTCTTTTTCTTGGCTGGGGGGACCTACGTGCTCACGAGCATGACCTCGCTGACAtgcgccatcgctgccggcAGTCTTGAATGGGTGCAGTACATCGTTGTGCACGGACCCTCGTTAGTGTACCACCGCGCCACGGCGACCCGACTTTCCACGGCAGCAGACCGGAGGGCAGCTGCAAAGGAACgccacgcgcagctgcaggccacAGGAGTCGTTGGTCGTCGACGGCGTCCATGGCACCCGTGCCAAGGATCAACGCGCCGTCCGCGGCACCGTCGGCACCACTGCGAGACAGGCCTCGCTCATGGCAGCAATGCAAGCGCAGCGCCCGTGCTCAGGACAGATGCCGTGTGCCGCATGGACGCCTTGACACTATGCATGGCGATGTTGGCCGAGGTGCACCTGCGTCGCCGAGGCTGTGTTATGGCAGAGGTGTACGAGGATATACTCACTCATTTGCTCTCCTGGCCCGCTGCCACTCCGCGAAAGGAGACAATTAATCTGCTTGCCATTGCGGCCGCTTCCCTCCGGCGGTGGTCGCTTCTGATTTCCATCATGCAACAGGCGGATCGCCTTTACGAGGCGGGGCTGATGGCAGGCATTGATGGTCCCCAACAGGAAGCGAAGTGTCGTTCGACACCGCCCCGCTACTTGTTCCCGTTGCTGCCGGAGGAGATTCCGGCTGTCTTGGCCCGCGTCATCGGCAGCGCCCGGCACATCATGCACGTCGTCGCCCGCTGGGCTCCGAAGGACGTACTCATCGAGGTGGCTCGTCATTGTCAGCGCTCCGATGTGGAGGCGGCTGCAGATGCGCGGGGCTGCACGAGCGTCTAccacgcgctgcagcaccgacagTCGCTTGCGCTAGAGACGTTTGCGGCTCTTCGAGTGCCGATGAGCCAGCCGTGCCGCATGCGGCAATGTCAGACGCCGCTGATGGTGGCCGCGGCTTGCGGCCGTGCGTCATTGGTTACGGCGCTGCTTAGGCCGGAGCGGGTGAACCAGAGGGACAGGGAGGGCCGCACCGCGCTCAtgctcgccgccgctcaTGGGCACAAGGCCACCGTGGAGATACTCCTGGCGGCCAATGCCGACGTTTCCCTCGGCGACTCGTGCGGCCGCACGGCTGTGATGCTGGCTGCGTTGGGCGGCTACGACGATCTCGCCGTGCAACTCGTGCAGAACTTCTGCCATGCCGGCGACCTGATGTCCGCGCAAACGTCTGTGCTGCACTGCGCGGCGGTAGGCGGATGCTGGCgcaccacggctgctgcactgaAACTGTCAGTGCCACCCGACGCTCAGCTGATGGGTGGCCACGCCGAAGCGTCCGCGCGGCTTGCGCTACGCGAGGACGTTGACGGGCACACGCCTTTGCACCTCGCGCACGCCTTTGGAAGTGCGCGGGTCCTGCATGAACTGTTGCAGGCGCTATTCAGCTTCTGCAGTGAAGGGGAGTCAGCACAAGGGCTGCTGGCACGGCTGAGCACACACGGAGGTGGCGCCATTGAAAAGCGGATACTGCTCTGCGACTCTACGCTGCAGCGGTACGGCTGGCTGAGCGGTGTTCTTGAGATAAACGCGGCTCTGGGAGAGAAGGTGCGCCAAGGGTACGAACAGAGCCCCGCTGCACTTGGGTTGAGAGCGGGGCAGGTGACCTATCAGCCTGTTGTGCCGTccctgcgcagcgcagcgtcgctgctgctgtggtgcgtgcAGGCAGGCAACACGGTTGGTCTGCGTGTGCTCGCCGACTACAACATCTCAGACGACTGCGGCGTACTACATGTGGCTGCCGCAAACGGTTGCTTTAATGTTGTGAAGCTGCTCGTACAGCTGGAGATGAGCGACCCATCGGTGCAAGACGTGCGAACGGGCCGCTACGCTTTTGAGTGGGCAGCACTGTACCACCACACGGAGTGTGCCTCCTTCCTTCTCACCCATACCGTGCTCGACTGCGCCGCGTTGCTTGACCGTTACATCAGCTCAAATGACAACGGCGCCatggagggtgagggggcgCCACCGGCGAGAAACAGTGGGCGGAGGCGAGAGGGCCCGAGCGACAATGCGCTAGGAGCGGGCGGATCCAGCTCCGCTGTGTCGTCTGTGGTGCCGCCTCTTCACGTGATGGCCGGCCACTGCGGTGGCCAGCTGCTGGTACAGTTCGTTGAGGAGACCCTGGACACAGCCGCACGCACGTACGTGGCACCATCGACCCGTCACGGCGGCGCAAGTAGTGAGCAAAACGGTGCAGAGGTGATGAGCTTGGTGCTGTATCGTGCGCTCCAGCGACCAGCTGGGCCGTCACGTCTCACCCCGCTAGAGTATGCGATGGCGATTGGCGACCCTGCGGCGGTCCTGCACACGTTGCAGGTACTGCGGCGTCTTCAGGAGATAGCTGATGCGCTGAGGCCGTCGTCCGCACATTTCGCATCAATTGGCTCCACCCGATTCAGCACCACCGGTGCGTTACAGTGGAGTGGTGGAGAGGGCATCGTCTCTCGCCAGTCAGGCGATCAAGTTGCAGCCACCCGCACTGGGGCGGTGTTTGTGTCCAAGTCGTTCCTGAGCTGGGTGCCAGCGCTTAGCCCGGCCGTGCGCACCGTTCTCTTTGATGTGCTTGGGATATGGGAGGTGGCCACCGTCGCAGGCTTCGCTCCGCAGCGCCTTGCGGCACAGGCCTCTCTCACGCCACCGCCCTCAGAGGGCAGTGCCAAGGCAGATGGTGAGcacgggcagcagcagcgcggcaaaGATGAGGCGGCAGCAAGGAAGGCAACCACGTCTTCTCTCGCGAGCACGCCGCGTGTCCGGTTCGGCGATGTGCGTCTTCTCGGCATCCACGCGCTTCAGCAGGACGACTACTGTGCCGAGGTGCTCCACGACTTCTTCACGCCGGATCATGAGCGCGAAGTGCTGCGACTGCTCCTGCAGGACTTCCCGTACAAAATCCGCTACGAGCCAGACTCGTACCAGCAGTGCAGTCTGTCGACTCAGACGCacctgctgcggtggctcGGCACGTCCCTGGTGCTCGGCACCTACGATGTTCCGCCCCCGAGCGGCGTTCTGACGACTTCATGGGCGACTTCTGTGGGAGTGGAGCGGGGGAAGGTGGCCGACTTTGACTCAATCGAGATACAGGTGGTGCTTTACCGCGGCGAGCAATTTGTCGAGCTCACTGGCACGGCGCTCTCGCACTCCTTGTACTTATCGACGTCCCAGCATACACTGGTCGTCCCAGACgtgatggcggcgctgccccgTACGCTGTGCACACAGCGCGAGGTGTGGCTGGCAGAGCTGACCACTTTAAGTGCACGTGCAACgcgactgctgcagcgccaagCGCATCCTGtgatgcagcgcagcaccgtcaccgtGGACTGGAACCTCTCGACGATGTCGGACGATGCGGGCGCGAATGTGTCGGCAGACCTTGATCGGTACGGCGCTATctttgtgcgtgtctgcgaTGCGCTGCGCGCGCTTATGGGCTGGGTGCGTGGCCCGCTGCGGAGTCTTCTTGCCGAGGTGGACGCTACCGATCTCGCGGCGGTCGTTATTGGGGTGCGGCAAGGCGGGATGGCTGGATTGCAGGTGCGCTTCCGGTACGTCACGGAGGAGCGCGTCGTCACGCGCTTCCCAGCTGCATCCACTGCGGAGGCATCCTCCATGCTGATGTTCAGCGGGGACGCGTACCCGTCGTGCTGCATCGAGTTCAATGAGACCACACATACAGACGTGGTGCACGCCTGCCAGGCCACCATTGGGCGGGCCATTGCCGCGGATGTGGCCCTGGTGCGGGTTCACCACACGAGGGACCGCTTCTTGCACCTTGTGCGCCGGCTCCTCTCCGCGCCGAAGGGGGTCGCGGTTGTGTCGACTACACTATCCCGGCAGCTGGAGGTTGCCAAGGAGTGTATCcaaagcgctgcagcggactCGCTGACATTGCCACTCGGTAGCGCAGAGGCGCTGAACAAGAGCAACCACAAAAGTAGCGCCAGCAGGGTAgcgacgtcgtcgccgtcgtcagAATTGCTTCGGTTCaagctggagctggagggCACCACTCTAGACGCAATGCCGATACAGGAGCTtgagcggctgctgctggccgagacgacggcggcggtcgACGCAGTGGTATCTCCATGGCCACACGCGGCGTCTCCGTCGCGAAAGTCGACGGCTGGTGCAGAGACCAAGGTCTACGATGCATTCCACTCCGCCGCGATTCTCAGCGCCGCGCTCGTGCGTCGGCTGCGGTCCGTCCTTGTGCTCTTTACCGCACGCCGTGAGGCGATGGTCCggctcagcagcgacaagcTGATGCTGTGTTTCACTGCCGACGAGGCCCCGTCCCGAAGCGACATCGCCGCAGAAATAACGCGCACGCTGGCGCAAGAGGAGTGCGACGTATACAGGCGGCGGTTGACGGAGGTTCACGAGATGATGACACAGCGGCTGACGGCGTACCTGCCGCATGCAAAGCTCGTGGTGGAcgtggaggcgatgcagcggcttgccggcgacgaggcgcacctgctctccgcgatgcggctgctggtgTATCAGCAGAGCGagtgggtgctgcagcgtctcgTGGAGGGGGTGAGCATTGGGTGGGACACGGAGCTCGGTGCCGTGGTACGGCGTCATGTGCGGCAAGTGACCCTCACCTTGGACCCAGGCCTCTACGGCACCTGCTACTTATCTCCTGAGGGCGTCTTTGCGTACTATTGCCCCTTGTTGTGCTtggagcggcagccgcctgGTGCGCTCACGccatcctccctcccctcgtgGCAGTTGCTGAGTCCGCAACACATTgcgtcactgctgctcaTGCAACTAGCGGTCCGAGAGCCGCAGGTGCTTCAGTTTGTGGATCTGAAGAGGAGCGTGGCGTGCTGGACCACCGCGCGCCGTATCCCGCGCCGTATCCTTCCTGGTAGCCCCGTCCACATCGAGGTGCAGGCACGCAACTTGTTTAATCGACctctgcgccgcggtggcgagCGACTTTTACTGATGGGCGAGGTAGGGGAGCCGCGCGTCGAGGACACCGGTAGGGGGCGGTATGTGATTCACTTTGAAGCACCCCAGCGGGCCGGCGATCATCGTCTCTTCATTCTCCTTCACGGGCAACCCATCGCACAGTCGCCACTGCGGTACACAGTGCGACCAGGTGTGGTGGACCTCGGCcgcacacgcgtgcgtgaCAAGTTTAACGCAGTAGTGATTGGTGTACCCTTCACGGTGCTTCTGCAGCTCCACGACGCCGCCGGCAATCGACTGCTTGCGGCTCCCAGCGACTTGAGGGTGGCCCGTGCGTCTCCTGCCTCGATGGTGCAACTGCAGGTGTGGGGGTGGCAAGGGCCTGGCACCATTGGGGTGACGCTACGGGTGCTGCCCACTGTACCCACCAAGACGACGCTGATCATCTCGCTGGCGCTCACTTGCCAGCCGActgccgccggcgctgctgcgaacGGCGCTCTCTGCACGGCTACGGTGTCTCTCCCGGCATACCTATGCGTCGATAGCAAAACCTACCAGCGCATCTGCCGCGTGCGTCGCGGGCTCATCGTGAATAACGACTTACCCACCAGCTGCCCAAACCTGTACACCTATCCGGGAATGGCGTCTACTCCCCGCAGAGCACCGTCGCAGCCATCAAGTCTCTACTTCCGCCAAGCAGTGCGGGGTGCAGCACGCAAGGAGCTTGCAAGAGAGGCAGCCACACTGGGTGACGCTCTGAACTATCGCTATCCACGCAACGCCGCCATGAAGGAGCTCGAGATGAGCACCAagtcagcggcagcgaagaagCCAGGTGGTGCAAGGACGTGCAAAGCGCCCGTCTCCGACACCGGCAGCGCGACTGTGTCACCCACGTATACCTGA